One Bacteroidota bacterium DNA segment encodes these proteins:
- a CDS encoding cytochrome P450, which yields MPTAPTPPVRVRTDAPPGPQGWGFVRLLPRLMRDPLGAFTHIARTYGPLVYLHLSDAETYLVNHPDLVRHVLRDRVENYTRGKLLDDLRPLIGQGLFTSEGDLWKQQRRLVGQAFRTEYDATVETALRTELDALLDTWQDGDVVDVQAAMKRLLLRVMTRTMFAPAWQIDADAMIADLDIVLQHASLANNFLRRVWSGTPGLRRLRPPGTARAAAALARIDAVTYDVIERAALPDGDPRALAPAPLLRLLLNAESEETLDRKQIRDELNTFLFAGFDTTAGALSAAWMSLGMTSDARARMDAELDASVADRAPTLADLRALPYTEAVLHETLRLYPPAWAYHRIALDDDVMPDADGAGWRVPIRAHVMLCPYALHRHPDFWDRPDAFNPTRFLSEDGAPDAFVGLHYAPFGFGRHICIGRRHALLQAHLVLATLGQRLHLEPTWQSPPKLDAGIILKAKAGLPMRVAVRR from the coding sequence ATGCCGACCGCCCCCACCCCACCCGTTCGTGTGCGAACCGATGCCCCGCCCGGCCCTCAGGGCTGGGGCTTCGTGCGGCTGCTGCCGCGCCTAATGCGCGATCCACTCGGAGCCTTCACGCACATCGCGCGCACCTACGGGCCGCTCGTCTACCTCCACCTGTCCGACGCGGAGACGTACCTCGTCAACCACCCTGACCTCGTCCGTCACGTCCTGCGCGACCGCGTCGAGAACTACACGCGCGGCAAGCTCCTCGACGACCTGCGACCGCTCATCGGGCAGGGACTGTTCACGAGCGAGGGCGACCTATGGAAACAGCAGCGGCGGCTCGTCGGGCAGGCGTTTCGCACGGAGTACGATGCCACCGTCGAGACAGCCCTGCGTACCGAGTTGGACGCGCTCCTCGACACGTGGCAGGACGGGGACGTGGTGGACGTGCAGGCGGCGATGAAACGGCTACTCCTGCGGGTGATGACGCGCACGATGTTCGCGCCCGCCTGGCAAATCGACGCCGACGCGATGATCGCGGACCTCGACATCGTGCTTCAGCACGCGAGCCTAGCCAACAACTTCCTCCGACGCGTCTGGAGCGGGACGCCGGGCCTGCGTCGCCTACGTCCGCCGGGGACGGCACGCGCCGCGGCCGCGCTCGCCCGCATCGACGCGGTCACCTACGACGTGATCGAACGCGCCGCGCTGCCAGACGGGGACCCGCGCGCGCTTGCGCCTGCGCCCCTCCTCCGCCTGCTCCTGAACGCCGAGTCCGAAGAGACGCTCGACCGCAAGCAGATCCGCGACGAACTCAACACCTTCCTCTTCGCGGGCTTCGACACCACGGCTGGCGCCCTCTCGGCTGCCTGGATGAGCCTCGGGATGACTTCAGATGCGCGCGCGCGCATGGACGCCGAACTGGACGCGAGTGTCGCCGATCGCGCGCCAACGCTCGCCGACCTCCGCGCGCTGCCCTACACCGAGGCGGTGCTCCACGAGACGCTGCGGCTCTACCCGCCGGCCTGGGCCTACCACCGCATTGCCCTCGACGACGACGTGATGCCGGACGCGGACGGTGCGGGCTGGCGCGTCCCGATCCGCGCGCACGTGATGCTGTGCCCCTACGCGCTGCATCGCCACCCCGATTTCTGGGACCGCCCCGATGCCTTCAACCCGACGCGCTTCCTCAGCGAGGATGGCGCCCCAGACGCCTTTGTTGGCTTGCACTATGCGCCATTCGGCTTCGGGCGGCACATCTGCATTGGGCGGCGGCACGCGCTCCTGCAGGCTCACCTCGTCCTGGCCACGCTCGGCCAACGGCTCCACCTCGAACCGACCTGGCAGTCGCCGCCAAAGCTCGACGCGGGCATCATCCTGAAGGCGAAAGCCGGTCTGCCGATGCGGGTCGCGGTGAGGCGGTGA
- a CDS encoding isochorismate synthase, with amino-acid sequence MAQASRRERGGVQRVEIPVGPVRPLAWLHAQDESAVQVKGTALYWHGRGDTDAVAALGVADELDGSVASVLAALDMRTEALRTRAPVSRYYGGLRFDPQAPVSEAWTSFGTARFVLPRFELTAGPRSATLACHLVPGDNLDAVLAAVAALRFPAWTRLPLPARRHALDRPTPTGRVDAPTHPDWSAHIAEALDGFDAGRFEKVVLARRATFGFDAPVEALDLLERLEAATPNCYHFAFRFADAHSDADATFIGASPERLFHRDGWRVQSEAVAGTRPRGLLRGDDARLRDELLGSEKDLREHGYVRDAILAGLRPFTETLDIDAQASEMALANKRHLRSGIRGLLHDGVASTDILAALHPTPAVGGTPTDAALAFLRDTEPFDRGWYAGPVGWVGVDAAEFAVAIRSGLVRDTSLALYSGAGIVRGSDADAEWAEIEHKLSDFLDVLGLGRGLGDGHASGDGQSDLRVPRLSLG; translated from the coding sequence GTGGCCCAGGCATCACGGCGTGAGCGTGGTGGCGTTCAGCGCGTCGAGATCCCGGTTGGTCCGGTGCGTCCGCTCGCGTGGCTCCACGCCCAGGACGAGTCCGCCGTGCAGGTCAAGGGTACCGCCCTCTACTGGCACGGGCGCGGCGACACCGACGCTGTCGCAGCGCTCGGCGTCGCCGACGAGCTCGATGGGTCGGTCGCCTCCGTGCTGGCAGCCCTCGACATGCGGACGGAGGCGCTGCGCACGCGAGCGCCCGTCTCGCGGTACTACGGCGGCCTCCGCTTCGACCCGCAGGCGCCCGTCTCCGAGGCATGGACCTCGTTCGGCACCGCGCGCTTCGTCCTGCCTCGCTTTGAATTGACGGCGGGCCCCCGCTCCGCGACGCTCGCCTGTCACCTCGTGCCGGGCGACAACCTCGACGCGGTCCTGGCAGCCGTCGCGGCCCTGCGCTTCCCGGCGTGGACGCGGCTGCCGCTCCCAGCGCGCCGTCATGCCCTCGACCGCCCGACGCCGACCGGACGCGTCGATGCACCTACGCACCCGGATTGGTCCGCGCACATCGCTGAAGCACTCGATGGCTTCGACGCGGGCCGCTTCGAGAAGGTAGTCCTGGCCCGCCGCGCCACGTTCGGCTTCGACGCGCCCGTCGAGGCACTGGACCTGCTGGAGCGCCTGGAGGCGGCCACGCCCAACTGTTACCACTTCGCGTTCCGCTTTGCCGACGCGCATTCAGACGCCGATGCCACGTTCATCGGGGCCTCGCCCGAGCGCCTGTTCCACCGCGATGGCTGGCGCGTCCAGAGTGAGGCCGTCGCCGGAACGCGCCCCCGCGGTCTGCTCCGGGGCGACGATGCCCGTCTGCGCGATGAACTGCTCGGCAGCGAGAAGGACCTCCGCGAGCACGGCTATGTCCGCGACGCCATCCTCGCCGGGCTGCGCCCGTTCACGGAGACGCTCGACATCGACGCGCAGGCGAGCGAAATGGCCCTCGCCAACAAGCGACACCTGCGCTCCGGCATCCGCGGGCTCCTGCACGACGGCGTTGCCTCGACTGACATCCTGGCCGCCCTCCACCCGACGCCTGCCGTGGGCGGCACGCCGACGGACGCCGCGCTTGCGTTCCTGCGCGACACCGAGCCGTTCGACCGGGGCTGGTATGCCGGGCCCGTAGGCTGGGTGGGCGTCGACGCCGCCGAGTTTGCCGTAGCGATTCGCTCCGGGCTCGTGCGCGACACCTCGCTGGCGCTCTACTCCGGAGCTGGCATCGTACGCGGCTCCGACGCCGACGCCGAGTGGGCCGAGATCGAGCACAAACTGAGCGATTTCCTCGACGTGCTCGGCCTGGGCCGCGGCCTCGGCGACGGGCACGCGAGCGGCGACGGGCAGTCCGACCTGCGCGTCCCGCGTCTCTCGCTGGGGTGA